In Magnolia sinica isolate HGM2019 chromosome 12, MsV1, whole genome shotgun sequence, a single genomic region encodes these proteins:
- the LOC131221299 gene encoding probable nucleoredoxin 2: protein MAAANNTSIATEDCKSHVSFHLLNSESRDFLISPSGNQVKIYELKGKTIGLYFSANWYSHCQNFTPILASIYNQLKEQGAEFEIVFVSSDEDQRSFDEFHGTMPWLAIPFSDLQSKKALTQMFQIEGIPSLIILDPSGNPIQTEGVDLVYRYGIQAFPFTAERMEELVAEEKANHASQTLEKLLATDSRDYVIAQNEQVPISYLVGKTVGLYFSAQWCPPCVKFTPRLLTVYKNLKEKKEDFEIIFISIDRDEAGYLECCKSMPWPALPYGDETAKVLSKYFNIQGIPSLIVIGPDGKTVTKEGRNLINLHSDMAYPFTEAQLLLLQEKQDEEAKRYPKSFHHVGHRHILNLVSASSGGGPFICCECDEQGSGWAYQCIECGYEVHLKCAREVDRDNPEKKQVRTVDPFCACSSAP, encoded by the exons GTGAAAATTTATGAGTTGAAAGGGAAAACGATTGGGTTGTACTTTTCTGCGAACTGGTACTCCCACTGTCAGAACTTCACGCCTATCTTAGCCAGCATTTACAACCAATTGAAGGAACAAGGTGCTGAATTTGAAATTGTGTTTGTTTCGTCTGATGAGGATCAGAGATCCTTTGATGAGTTTCATGGAACCATGCCTTGGCTTGCCATACCCTTCTCCGATCTACAATCAAAGAAAGCTTTGACTCAGATGTTtcaaattgaaggtattcctTCCCTTATCATACTTGACCCATCCGGTAATCCAATACAAACGGAAGGCGTTGACCTTGTCTATCGATACGGCATCCAGGCGTTTCCTTTTACTGCAGAAAGGATGGAAGAGTTGGTAGCTGAAGAGAAAGCAAATCATGCCTCTCAGACTCTAGAGAAACTGCTCGCCACTGACAGTAGGGATTACGTCATTGCTCAAAATGAACAG GTACCCATTTCCTATTTGGTTGGGAAAACAGTAGGACTGTATTTCTCAGCTCAATGGTGTCCTCCCTGTGTGAAATTCACTCCACGATTGTTGACCGTATACAAGAAtcttaaagaaaagaaagaggactTCGAGATAATCTTTATCTCAATTGACAGAGATGAAGCGGGTTACTTGGAGTGCTGTAAGTCAATGCCATGGCCTGCTTTGCCCTATGGAGATGAGACAGCGAAGGTCTTATCAAAGTATTTCAACATTCAAGGAATTCCATCACTCATCGTAATTGGACCTGATGGAAAGACGGTCACAAAGGAAGGACGCAATCTCATCAATTTACACTCAGACATGGCATACCCTTTTACTGAAGCCCAGCTTCTATTGCTTCAAGAAAAGCAGGATGAAGAAGCCAAGAGATACCCAAAATCTTTCCATCACGTGGGTCACCGTCACATACTGAATTTAGTGTCAGCTAGCTCGGGGGGTGGCCCGTTTATATGCTGTGAGTGCGATGAGCAGGGCTCAGGGTGGGCATACCAGTGCATCGAATGTGGATACGAAGTCCACCTCAAGTGTGCTCGGGAGGTCGACAGAGATAACCCTGAAAAAAAACAGGTGAGGACTGTTGATCCATTCTGTGCTTGTAGCAGTGCTCCCTGA